The Streptomyces sp. ICC1 DNA window CTTCCAGCTCAGCTCCACGGGTGACGTGGCGCTGGAGGCCTTCGTCGTCCCGGCGACCGGCATGTACGCGGGCGTCGGCGCCACCGAGGCCCCGGCCGCGGGCGCCAGCCCCTCGGGCAGCCCGTCCGGCAGCCCCTCGGGCACCCCCTCCGGCTCGCCGGGGGCCACGCCGTCCGGCTCGGCCTCGGGCAGCCCCGCGGGCAGCCCGTCCGGGTCCTCGTCCCCCAGCGCCGGCCACTGAGGCGCGCAGCACCGTACACACGGCAACGGCCCCCGTCCGCTCGATGCGGACGGGGGCCGTTGCCGTACGGCTTCCACGGGGTGCCCACGGTACGGCTATGGCTACGGCTACGGCTTACGGCTCGAACTTGTAGCCGAGGCCGCGGACCGTGACCAGGTAGCGGGGCGCGCCCGGGTCGGGCTCGATCTTGGCGCGCAGGCGCTTGACGTGGACGTCGAGGGTCTTGGTGTCGCCGACGTAGTCGGCGCCCCAGACCCGGTCGATGAGCTGCATGCGGGTCAGCACGCGGCCCGCGTTGCGCAGCAACATCTCCAGCAGGTCGAACTCCTTCAGCGGGAGGTCCACCTTGGCTCCGGAGACGGTGACCACGTGGCGGTCGACGTCCATGCGGACGGGGCCCGCCTCCAGGGCCGCCGGGGTGACCTCCTCCGGCTCGCCGCGGCGGCGCAGGACCGCGCGGATGCGGGCGACCAGCTCCCGCGAGGAGAAGGGCTTCGTGACGTAGTCGTCGGCTCCTATCTCCAGCCCGACGACCTTGTCGATCTCGCTGTCCTTGGCGGTCACCATGATCACGGGGACGTTGGAGCGGCCGCGCAGCTGCCGGCAGACCTCCGTGCCGGGCAGGCCGGGGAGCATCAGGTCGAGGAGGACGAGGTCGGCGCCGTTGCGCTCGAACTCGTCGAGCCCGTCGGGCCCGGTCGCGGCGATCGCGACCTCGAAGCCCTCCTTGCGGAGCATGTAGGACAGGGCGTCGCTGAAGGATTCCTCATCCTCGACGACGAGCACTCGGGTCACGGAAGGACCTCCGGGGCAGGGATGGCTGGTGCGGTGTGAGGTTCCTGGCTCTTATACACATCGNNNNNNNNNNNNNNNNNNNNNNNNNNNNNNNNNNNNCTTCGCCTGATCCTTAAACACACAATCACACGTCACTATGAGCGCGGGATCGCGGCCGTCCCGGCGCTGGCGGTCCTCGCCGCCCTGACGGCAGCCCCCGCCCAGGCCGCCCCGGCCGACGACGTCCGCATCAACGAGGTGGTGACCACCGGGGACGTCGACGATTCGATCGAGCTCCACAACAAGGGCGCCGGCCCCGTCGACCTCTCGGGCTGGATACTCAAGGACGACAACAGCAGCTCGAAGTACAAGATCGCCTCCGGCACCACCCTGGCCCCCGGGGCCTTCCGCGCCTTCGACGTCCACTCCTCCTTCGGCCTCGGCTCCTCCGACAAGGCCCGCCTGTACCTCCCGGACGGCAGCACGCTCGTCGACAGCTTCACCTGGAGCAAGCACTCCGAGCCGTCCTGGTCACGCTGCCCCGACGGCACGGGCGCCTTCACATCCGCCGCCCGCACCCTCGGCGCGCCCAACAACTGCGGCACCGGCGGCGGCACCACTCCGGTCGCCTGGCCCGGCAGCTCCTCGGTGTCCACCGCCGACGCCTCGAACGTCTTCGGCGAGGACCTCAGCGGTCTCCAGCAGGAGGGCTCCGTGATGTGGGGCGCCCAGAACTCCGGCAAGCTCTGGCGCCTCGTCAAGAACGGTTCCGGAGGCTGGACCCCTGACACCGCCGGCGGCTGGTCCACCGGAAAGGCACTCCGCTTCCCCGGCGGTTCCGGCACCCCCGACAGCGAGGGCGTCGCCGTCACCGGAGCGGGCGCCGCGGGCGGGGTGTTCGTCGCCAGCGAGCGCAACGCCGACTCCTCCGGCACCAGCCGGCTGTCCGTCCTGCGCTACGACGTGAGCGGTACGGCCACCACCCTCACCGCGGGCAAGGAGTGGAACCTGACCCCGGACCTCCCCGCCGTCGGCTCCAACCTCGGCCTCGAGGCGCTCACCTGGGTGCCCGACAGCCACCTGACCGGCGCCGGCTTCAAGGACGCTGCCACCGGGGCGGCCTACGATCCGTCCCGCTACGGCGCCCACACCGACGGGGTGTTCTTCGTCGGTGTCGAGGGCACCGGCATGATCTACGGATACGTGCTCGCGGACTCGGGAGCCTTCACCCGCGTGGCCGCTTTCAGCAGCGGCATGGCGGGGGTCATGGAACTGCAGTGGGAGCCGCAGGCAGGCCGCCTGTGGGCCGTCTGCGACGACACCTGCTCGGGCCGGCACCTCACCCTGCGGGTCGACGCCTCCGGCTCCTTCGCCACCAACGCCGTCTTCAACCGGCCCGCCGGCATGTCCAACCTGAACAACGAGGGCTTCGCGATCGCCCCGGCCGCCGAATGCGCGGCGGGCTCCAAGCCCGTCTACTGGTCCGACGACAGCAACACCGGCGGACACGCGCTGCGCAAGGGCACCGTCAGCTGCTGACCCGCCCGTAGGAACGCCGCAGGGGCGGCGGACGTCGCCGTCCGTCCGCCCCTGCGGCGCCGGCCCGGGGCCGGCCTTCGCTCAGCGTGCGCCGAGGTGGGCGCCCTTGAGCCACTCGGCCTCGCCGTCCTTCGCGCAGGACGAGGTGTAGACGGGGCCGAACGGCGCCGGGACGGCCGCCACGGTGGAGCAGTTGGACGAGAAGGCCTTGTGACCGCCCGAGAAGTAGTCGAGGTCGACACCGTCGTTGGCCAGGGCGGCGCCGGCGCCGCCCAGCAGGATGCCGGCGGCGAGCGCGGAGGCGGTCACGGCAGAACGAATACGCATGATTCCCCTAAGGATCTACGGAGTGACGCGCCGGTGAATGGGTGCGTCGGCCGGTTCAACGGCCGGACGGAACGTCCGGGAACGGCCGTTCACTCCAACGCCACTGCAGTATCGTTTCGACACCCGTCAGGCGCCCGCCGGACGCGGTGCGATCTTCTCGAGGTCGTCGACGGTGCCGGTCATGACGGTCCGGATGTGTTCGGTCAGGTGTTCCACGGGCCAGTCCCACCAGGCCAGATCGAGCAGGCGGGCGATCTCGGTGCCGTCGTAGCGGGTGCGGATGATCCGGGCCGGGTTGCCGCCGACGATCGCGTAGTCGGGGACGTCCTCGACGACGACGGCGCCGGAGGCGATGACCGCGCCGTGCCCGATGCGCACTCCGGGCATGACCATCGTGTCGTAGCCGAACCAGACGTCGTTGCCGACGACGGTGTCGCCGCGGCCCGGCAGGCCGGTGAGCAGGTCGAAGTGCCCGGCCCAGGAGCCGCCCATGATGGGGAAGGGGAACGTGGACGGGCCGTCCATGCGGTGGTTGGCGCCGTTCATGATGAACCGCACCCCGGTGCCCAGCGCGCAGAACTTCCCGATGACCAGCTTCTCCGGCCCGTAGTGGTAGAGGACGTTGCGGGTCTCGAACGCGGTGGGGTGCTCCGGGTCGTCGTAGTAGGAGTACTCCCCGACCTCGATCAGCGGTGAGGTCACCAGCGGCTTCAGCAGGACCACGCGGGGCTGGTCGGGAACGGGGTGGAGCACCGTGGGGTCCGCGGGGATCCGGGGCGTGGCCATCGATTTCGCTCTCCGTTCGGGAAGGGATCGGCGGGTCGTCGTGCGTAGCCGGGCCGGGCCGGGCTCTGCGGTGCGGTGCGGTGCCGTCATGGTCGGGCGGACAGGAACTCCCGGAACACGCGTGCGGCGCGCGGGTTCTCGCCGCACTGCCACACGCCGTGCGGGCAGTAGTCGGTGATGCTGTGGTAGAGCGGCTCGTGCTCGGCGATCCAAGCCAGCATGCCCCGCATGTACTCCGGGTTGTCGCCGTTGCGGAACAGCCCCCATTCGGGGTACGAGATCCGCTTCCCGTGGGCCCTCGCGAAGTCGACCTGGTGCTGGAGTCCGTAGGGCTGGGTGACCTGCTCGTCGAAGGTGTGGCCGGGCGGCTGGTCGTAGGTGTCCATGCCGATGATGTCGACCACGTCGTCGCCGGGGTAGCACCTGGTCCAGGCGATCGCGTCACCGCCGCGGTTGGGGGCGAAGTCGAATCGGAACCGCTGCCCCTTCACGGAGCGCATGGAGGCCACGATGCGCCGCCAGTACCTCTGCCAGTTCGCGGGGTCGGGCCGGCACCGGTGGGTGTAGTTGAAGCCGTTCATCTCCCAGCCGAGCACGATCACCGTGTCCGGCACCCCGAGGCTGACCAGACGCTTGGCCAGCCGCTGGAAGTGGTGGTCGTACGCGCCCTGCGCGCCGGAGCGGATCAGCTCGGCGACCCGACGGTCGGGTACGCCGGCCTCGTTGCGCTCCATCATGGGCACGTTCAGGACGAACAGCCGATCAGCCCTCGCCTTGCGCCACCGTGCCCAGCTGCGCAGGGAGTCGGGTGCCCCCTCGATGTTCGACCAGGTGTCGCCGGGCAGGTAGGTGTGCCCGGCGCGCAGCTCGGTACCGCCGAGCCAGTGCGAGAGCCCCTGCATCCGCTCGACGCCGGGCGAGCCGTAGTGCAGGTAGGCGCCCACCGCGACCCCGGAGCCGGCGCTGCCGGAGTGGCCGGCGGGGCCGCCCTTGTGCGGTGGCGCGGCGGGGAGGCCCCCGGTGATGAGCAGGCCGACGGCGACCGTACTCGTACAGGCGGCTGCCAGCCAGCGGCCCCAACGGGACATGATGCCTCCACGAGCTTCGCGCACCGATGTATCTGGTCAGTGACGTTAGGCATCTCATCGGATGCGCGGCCTGTCCGGTGACCCCAAGCTGAGCCATTCGCGGCAGCCGCCCGCCTTCGATTCGTCCGACCGGGTGACAGCGCGGCCGAGCCGGCCGCCGCCCCCGCCGAAGGGTGCGTGCGCGTACGCCTTCGGCTGGTCACGTGGACAGGCGTGGACAGTGCTGGGCAGGCACGGCCTCCGCGGGGTCTGGAAAGTGGACAGCGCCCGGCACGAGTCTGTGGCGTGTCAACACCGCACGTGCACGAGCGGCCGGGGCAGCGCGTCGCGCGTCGATTCCCCGGCCGCGAGGGGCTCCGCCTCTCTCTCGTGCGCCGGCCGCCCACCCGCATTCAAGGAGCCTCCACCATGACGTCCCGACCGATCCGCACCCTGACCGTGCTGACCGCTGCCGCTGCCCTCTGCGCCACGGCCGCCTCCACCGCCCATGCCGCGCAGGACACCGGCCGGCGCACTCCGCGGATCGTCACCGCCTGGGCCGACGCCTGGAACGGCACCGATCCCCGGTCCCTCGGCGCCCTGTTCACGGCGAACGGCACCTACACCGACGAGGCCATCGCCGTGACCTTCCGCGGCCGCAAGGAGATCGCCGGTTGGAAGGCCCGCGCCGACACCCTCATCGACGACGTCCACGTCACCGTCCGGGGCGCCCGTCTCGTCGGCGACCGCGTCACCGTGCAAGCCGTCTACTCCGGCCACCTCAAGGGCGCGCCGAAGCCCTTCGCCGTGCCGATGACCACCGTCCTCGACCTCGACGGGAACCACTGCCGGATCACGTCAGACAAGGACCACTACAGCCTGGCCACCGTCCTCACCCAGTCGGGCCTGCCCGCCGACTGGACCCCGCCCGCCTCCTGACGGAAGCGGGTGCCGGCGGGCTCCCCGGCAGCCGGGCACCGGTCAACCGCACCCGAGGTGTCCTTCCAGGAACGGGAGGACCGCGTCGATGAAGTGCTCGTTCCGGTCGCCGGCCACCATGTGCCCGGCGCCGGAGACATCGACGCGCCGCGCGTGGGGGACCCCCTCGCAGAACTGCTCGGCGATGTCTTCGCGCACCACGTCGCTGTTCCCGCCGCGGACGAGCAGGATCGGCACGTCGGCGTGGCGCGCGGCGTCGAGGAGGCGCTCGGCCATGCCCGGCGGGTCCATCCGGCCCTCGAAGCTGTCGAGCATCCGGGGGTCCCAGTGCCAGAACCAGCGGTCGCCCCGGCGTCGCAGGTTGTTCCGTATCCCTTCGGGGTCGCGCGGAGGCGGTCGGTGCGGCAGGTGGGCGGAGACCGCCGCGGCCGCTTCTCCGATACTGGCGAACCCGTCCGGGTGGCCGTGCATGAACTCGACGATCCGGCGGAACCCGCGGGGATCGGGCCGATGGGCGACATCGACGAGGACCAGAGCGCGAATCGCCGCCCTTGGGGCCTCCCCGGCGGCGAGCAGTGCGGCGAGGCCGCCGAGCGAGGCGCCGATGAGCAACGGCTGACGGCCGAGTTCGGTGACGAGCGCGCGGACGTCCTCGGCGAACAGGCCCAGGTCGTAGTCGCCGTCGGCGGGCCATTCGCTGGTCCCGTGCCCCCGCAGGTCCGGGGCGATGACCTGCCACCCCAGGGCCGCGAGTCGAGGGCCGGCCCGGTCCCAGGCGTGCCGCGTCTGGCCTCCGCCGTGCAGCAGGACGAGAGGGGGCGAGGACGCCCCGCCCCAGACGTCCGCCGCGAGCCGGATACCACCGGCGCCCGTGAAGCTCCGGGTGCGTGGCGGTGCGCTGGGCGTCATGCCGGGCGTCATGCCTTGCCCCGGGTCCGCAGCGGTGCCAGCAGCTGGTCGCGGTAGGGATCCGCGGCCGCCGCGGCGAGCGCGACGTCCAGCCCGAACAGGGCGCGCGCGAGGAAGCGGTCGTCATCGACCAGCTCGGCGACCCATTGGTGCAGCGCACCCACGCACGAGGCGGCGACCACGGCGGCCAGAGCGTCCGTGTCGACGTCGGCGCGCAGGACACCTCGTGTCCGTGCGTCCGCCATCGCCCGGCGGAGCTGGATGAGCGGACTGCGGCCGAGGACGAGACCGCTCTTCTCCCACTCGCGCACCATGCGACGCGATACGACCGGGTCGTCGACGAACAGTTGGACGGTCGACCTGACGACCTCCCGCGGGGAACCGCCGTCCAGCGACTCCAGACGGCCCTCGAGTTCGTCCATGAACCCGGCGGCAAGGGCTTCCCAGATCTTGTCGCGCGGTCCGATCAGGTTGTACACGGTGGCCGGGGCGACCTCGGCCCGCTCCGCGATCCGCTCGGTACTGAGCACCGATTCCTGGCTGTCGCGCAGGAGTTCGCGCGTCGCGTCGAGGATCCGCGACCGCCGCTGCGCCTTGTTGTGCTCACGCGGGCCTCCGTCGGCCGTCTGCATCGCGCACATCCCTTCGCGCAAAATTTAGAGAGCCCTCTAAATTTAGAGCCGGCCGCTGGACGTGGTCAAGGGGCGAGGCCCGGTCCGGCGTGGGCATGAGGGCGCCGAAGGGGCGGGCGACGGCCTCGAACTGGTCGGGCTCGTGCCGAAGAGCGGCACCGGGCACGGAGCCCTGTTTCCCTCGAAGTCACCTGAACGGGCAGGTCAGGGCGGCTGAGTACCTGATGGACTCGAAGACCATCTGATCCATGCCGACCCCTTCGAGGAGTTGAGGTGGGACGGCACGCTGAGCGCATGCGGTACGAGGAGAAAGTAGAGCTCACCGCTAGTGCTGTGGCCGGAAAGGTTTGCCGGGTCGCGGTGTTCGGTGCGGTGCATCGCAAGGCGGAGGACCACGCCTCGTACTGGACGTACCGGTGTGGTCCGACAACGCGGCGAGGTGCCGTGCCGGGCGCCGCGACCCGGTGGACCTTTCCGGTCACAGCACTAGCCGGTGCGCGGCGGTGCTCATCCTTCGTTCGGGTTGCCCGGCGCCCCGGGCTTGCGGCGCAGGTTGCGGATCGCCGGGATCGCGAGCAGTGCCGCGCTGCCCGCCAGGCCGGCGCCGGCCGACACCAGCAGCAGCCGGCCCGGGGAGGCCAGCGCGGTGGCGGGCCCCGCCAGGATCTGGCCGAGCGCGATCCCGGACACCGAGCCGGCCAGCTCGTAGGCGCTGACCCGGTTGAGTACCGCGGGCGGGGTGTGGGTCTGCACGCTGGTCGCCCACATCACCGACCAGAACGCCCAGGCCCCGCCGCCGAGCGCATGGCCCGCGAGCAGCACCGGCAGGCCCGCGTCCAGCGCCACGCAGAGCGGCAGTACGGCGTACAGCGCCATCGCCACCGCGCCGGCGGCCAGCGGCCGGTCCGGGCGCAGCCGCAGGGCGAGCAGGCCGCCGAGCACCGTTCCGACGCCGAGGAAGGAGACGGCCAGGCCGTAGGCGTTCGGGCCGAGCCGGGCGCCGATCAACGCCGAGCCGAGCGGTACCAGGGGGCCGAAGAGGAGTAGGCCGTAGCCCACCCAGATCAGGATGACCGCCCACATCCAGGTGCGTGCACGGAACTCCTGCCAGCCCTGGCGCAGGTCGCGGCGGAGTGAACTCCCGGGCGGGGCAGCAGAGTCGGAGTCGGAGTCGACGTGGGCGGGGGCGCCCGCAGGCACGTCGGCCGGGGCGAGGCGGATGAGTGCCAGGCACAGGGCGCTGAGCAGGAAGGTGCCGGCGTCGATCGCGTACACGGTCCCGGCGCCGGTCAGCACGATCAGCAGTCCCGCAAGGGCCGGGCCGATCAGGTGGGCGAGCGCGTCGGCCACCTTGAGCGTGGCGTTGGCCCGCTGCGGATCGCGGGCGACCAGCGGGACCATCCCGTTCACCCCCGGCAGGAACATCGCGACGGCCGCGCCGGCCAGTGCCGCCATGGTCACCAGCAGCCAGAACGGCGGTGTCCCGGCGAAGAACGCGGCCGCCAGCACGCCTTGGGTGAGGACCCGGACGAGGTCCGCGCCGACCATCATCCGGCGTGCGCCGAGCCGGTCGGCCAACACCCCGCCGAACAGGACCAGGAGGACGAACGTCCCCGTCCAGATGCCGAGGACGAGGCCGACTCCGGAGATCCCGTACAGCGGGCCGATCGCGAGCGCGGCGGCCACCGGCATCATCGCGTCGCCGACCAGGGAGACCGAGCGGGCGGCGAAGTAGAGGGTGAAACGCCGGTCCCACAGGGGGTATCGGGCGGCCGGCGGATCGGGCTGGGCCGGCTGGGCGGTCCCGGTGGGCCGGGAGGGCCGGGAGGGCTGGGTGTGCGTCTGCGCGGTGGTCACAGGACGATGCTGGACTAGACCAATCGCTCGCCCCAGTGTCCTGAACGACATGATGGGGTACTTTCGCGCCATGACGCCTCGTTCACTGCCGGAGTCCCCGGCGCCGCACCGGGTCGTGGCCCTGCTGCAGCCCCCGCAGTCGACCTTCCCGCTGGCCTGCGCGAGCGAGGTGTTCGCCGATCACGGCCCGGTGATCCCCGTGCGCTACGCGTTCGAGGTCTGCACGGAGCACCCAGGCCCGGTGCGCACCCAGGCCGGCTACGACCTGCTGGTCACCACGGGCCTGGACGCGTTGGAGCGCGCGGACACCGTGTTGGTCCCCGGTTGGCAGCAGTCGGCCGGCACGGAGGCGTCGGCGGCTGTGATCGACTCGCTCCGCCGGGCGCACGGGCGCGGCGCGCGGATCGTCGGCATCTGCTCGGGTTCCTTCCTGCTCGCCGCCGCCGGACTGCTGGACGGCCGGCGGGCCGCCACCCACTGGGCCCAGGCCGCCGAACTGGCCGCCCGCTTCCCGCGGGTCCAGGTCGACGCCGCAGTGCTGTACGTCGACCACGGCGACGTCGCCACCAGCGCCGGATCGGCGGCCGGGGTGGACCTGTGCCTCCACCTGGTGAGCGCCGACCAGGGCGCCGCGTACGCGATGCGGGTCGCCCGGCAGATGGTGATGCCGCCGCACCGCGAGGGCTGCCAACTGCAGTACGCCGAACTGCCCACCTCCGGACCGGTCGCCGACTCGCTGGCCCCGCTGCTGGAGTGGCTGTCCGGGCGGCTCGACCAGCCGGTCAGCGTCGCCGAGATGGCGGTCCGCTCGCAGGTCTCGGCCCGCACGCTGACCCGGCGCTTCGGCGAACAGCTGGGCATCAGCCCCGGACGCTGGCTGCTGGACCGGCGGATCGCCGCCACCCGGGCGCTGCTCGAGGAGACCGACCTGCCCGTGGAAACCATCGCGCACCGGGTCGGTCTCTCCTCGGCCGTCAACCTGCGTCGGCGCTTCCACGAGGCCCTGCGCACGACACCCGCCGCCTACCGGCGCGCCTTCCGTGCGGACGAGGCCGGGCGGAAGGCCGAAACGGTGTCCTCTGGGGCCTGATCCGGCACCGGCACGCACGCGCACGCCGGCCACTGGAGCGCGCCGGCCACGGGAGCACGCCGGCTGAGCGACCACGCCGGCCACGCGACCACGCGACTATGCCGAGTCCGCCTCGGGGTCCGTGCGCCGTGCCGGGCCCGGCTTTCCCGGGTCGGACCGGCGGGACCGCACGAAGCGGAGCAGGCGCGTGATGCCGTAGCCGAGCAGCCAGGGCAGCACCGTGATGCCCCCGACGTACACGGTCAGGTAGTCGAGGAAGTCGTACAACTGCTCCGGCGCCGCCACGGTGCCATCCACCCGTTTCGGCCACGCCCACCGGCTCAGCGGGAAG harbors:
- a CDS encoding TetR/AcrR family transcriptional regulator — its product is MQTADGGPREHNKAQRRSRILDATRELLRDSQESVLSTERIAERAEVAPATVYNLIGPRDKIWEALAAGFMDELEGRLESLDGGSPREVVRSTVQLFVDDPVVSRRMVREWEKSGLVLGRSPLIQLRRAMADARTRGVLRADVDTDALAAVVAASCVGALHQWVAELVDDDRFLARALFGLDVALAAAAADPYRDQLLAPLRTRGKA
- a CDS encoding lamin tail domain-containing protein encodes the protein MAAVPALAVLAALTAAPAQAAPADDVRINEVVTTGDVDDSIELHNKGAGPVDLSGWILKDDNSSSKYKIASGTTLAPGAFRAFDVHSSFGLGSSDKARLYLPDGSTLVDSFTWSKHSEPSWSRCPDGTGAFTSAARTLGAPNNCGTGGGTTPVAWPGSSSVSTADASNVFGEDLSGLQQEGSVMWGAQNSGKLWRLVKNGSGGWTPDTAGGWSTGKALRFPGGSGTPDSEGVAVTGAGAAGGVFVASERNADSSGTSRLSVLRYDVSGTATTLTAGKEWNLTPDLPAVGSNLGLEALTWVPDSHLTGAGFKDAATGAAYDPSRYGAHTDGVFFVGVEGTGMIYGYVLADSGAFTRVAAFSSGMAGVMELQWEPQAGRLWAVCDDTCSGRHLTLRVDASGSFATNAVFNRPAGMSNLNNEGFAIAPAAECAAGSKPVYWSDDSNTGGHALRKGTVSC
- a CDS encoding alpha/beta hydrolase — its product is MTPSAPPRTRSFTGAGGIRLAADVWGGASSPPLVLLHGGGQTRHAWDRAGPRLAALGWQVIAPDLRGHGTSEWPADGDYDLGLFAEDVRALVTELGRQPLLIGASLGGLAALLAAGEAPRAAIRALVLVDVAHRPDPRGFRRIVEFMHGHPDGFASIGEAAAAVSAHLPHRPPPRDPEGIRNNLRRRGDRWFWHWDPRMLDSFEGRMDPPGMAERLLDAARHADVPILLVRGGNSDVVREDIAEQFCEGVPHARRVDVSGAGHMVAGDRNEHFIDAVLPFLEGHLGCG
- a CDS encoding helix-turn-helix domain-containing protein codes for the protein MTPRSLPESPAPHRVVALLQPPQSTFPLACASEVFADHGPVIPVRYAFEVCTEHPGPVRTQAGYDLLVTTGLDALERADTVLVPGWQQSAGTEASAAVIDSLRRAHGRGARIVGICSGSFLLAAAGLLDGRRAATHWAQAAELAARFPRVQVDAAVLYVDHGDVATSAGSAAGVDLCLHLVSADQGAAYAMRVARQMVMPPHREGCQLQYAELPTSGPVADSLAPLLEWLSGRLDQPVSVAEMAVRSQVSARTLTRRFGEQLGISPGRWLLDRRIAATRALLEETDLPVETIAHRVGLSSAVNLRRRFHEALRTTPAAYRRAFRADEAGRKAETVSSGA
- a CDS encoding nuclear transport factor 2 family protein — translated: MTSRPIRTLTVLTAAAALCATAASTAHAAQDTGRRTPRIVTAWADAWNGTDPRSLGALFTANGTYTDEAIAVTFRGRKEIAGWKARADTLIDDVHVTVRGARLVGDRVTVQAVYSGHLKGAPKPFAVPMTTVLDLDGNHCRITSDKDHYSLATVLTQSGLPADWTPPAS
- a CDS encoding MFS transporter, whose translation is MTTAQTHTQPSRPSRPTGTAQPAQPDPPAARYPLWDRRFTLYFAARSVSLVGDAMMPVAAALAIGPLYGISGVGLVLGIWTGTFVLLVLFGGVLADRLGARRMMVGADLVRVLTQGVLAAAFFAGTPPFWLLVTMAALAGAAVAMFLPGVNGMVPLVARDPQRANATLKVADALAHLIGPALAGLLIVLTGAGTVYAIDAGTFLLSALCLALIRLAPADVPAGAPAHVDSDSDSAAPPGSSLRRDLRQGWQEFRARTWMWAVILIWVGYGLLLFGPLVPLGSALIGARLGPNAYGLAVSFLGVGTVLGGLLALRLRPDRPLAAGAVAMALYAVLPLCVALDAGLPVLLAGHALGGGAWAFWSVMWATSVQTHTPPAVLNRVSAYELAGSVSGIALGQILAGPATALASPGRLLLVSAGAGLAGSAALLAIPAIRNLRRKPGAPGNPNEG
- a CDS encoding CatB-related O-acetyltransferase → MATPRIPADPTVLHPVPDQPRVVLLKPLVTSPLIEVGEYSYYDDPEHPTAFETRNVLYHYGPEKLVIGKFCALGTGVRFIMNGANHRMDGPSTFPFPIMGGSWAGHFDLLTGLPGRGDTVVGNDVWFGYDTMVMPGVRIGHGAVIASGAVVVEDVPDYAIVGGNPARIIRTRYDGTEIARLLDLAWWDWPVEHLTEHIRTVMTGTVDDLEKIAPRPAGA
- a CDS encoding response regulator transcription factor — protein: MTRVLVVEDEESFSDALSYMLRKEGFEVAIAATGPDGLDEFERNGADLVLLDLMLPGLPGTEVCRQLRGRSNVPVIMVTAKDSEIDKVVGLEIGADDYVTKPFSSRELVARIRAVLRRRGEPEEVTPAALEAGPVRMDVDRHVVTVSGAKVDLPLKEFDLLEMLLRNAGRVLTRMQLIDRVWGADYVGDTKTLDVHVKRLRAKIEPDPGAPRYLVTVRGLGYKFEP